The Thalassotalea nanhaiensis genome has a window encoding:
- a CDS encoding TIGR04219 family outer membrane beta-barrel protein, with protein sequence MNKTAALISSLMLLTSTTAAADAIGVYVGAQGWDMAAEGSHGENNDLVEYNFKDESQGRFYLAFEHPIPFIPNIKIAHSELMTKGLEVDTNSEFANLVVEGSEVDFTYTDYTLYYELFDNGLFSFDLGLTAKDFEGELLTSDVTGLDEDSVDEIIPMAYAYAQVAFPGTGLSVFAEGNFLSIDDHTLVDYQAGIAYALIDNMLIDVNLSAGYRKVDLELDDLDNVYADLEFDGAFAGVEVHF encoded by the coding sequence ATGAATAAAACAGCTGCGTTAATTAGCTCGCTAATGTTGTTAACAAGTACTACAGCTGCCGCCGATGCAATCGGTGTTTATGTTGGTGCTCAGGGGTGGGATATGGCTGCAGAAGGTAGCCATGGTGAAAACAACGATTTAGTTGAATATAACTTTAAAGATGAGTCGCAAGGTAGGTTTTACCTAGCTTTTGAACATCCAATTCCGTTTATTCCTAACATTAAAATTGCTCATTCAGAGTTAATGACAAAGGGCTTAGAAGTTGATACAAACAGCGAATTTGCAAACCTAGTTGTTGAAGGTTCTGAAGTCGACTTTACATACACTGATTACACGCTTTACTACGAACTGTTTGATAATGGTTTATTCTCTTTTGACTTAGGGTTAACGGCCAAAGATTTCGAAGGTGAACTCTTAACTAGCGACGTTACGGGCTTGGACGAAGATTCTGTCGATGAAATTATTCCAATGGCCTATGCGTATGCACAGGTTGCATTTCCGGGGACCGGGTTGAGTGTTTTTGCTGAAGGTAATTTTTTAAGCATAGATGACCACACCTTAGTTGATTATCAAGCTGGTATCGCGTACGCATTAATTGATAACATGCTTATCGATGTTAATCTTTCTGCAGGTTACCGTAAGGTAGATCTAGAGTTAGATGACCTTGATAATGTGTATGCTGATCTAGAATTTGACGGTGCATTTGCCGGTGTAGAAGTTCACTTCTAA
- a CDS encoding PspC domain-containing protein, whose protein sequence is MNTNKYRVESPLSKDLVNKKICGVCAGLARHFELPKFGVRAAVVVVGFIMPMATVVAYFVAALLMPNRH, encoded by the coding sequence ATGAATACCAATAAATACCGTGTAGAAAGCCCGCTAAGCAAAGATTTAGTTAATAAAAAAATCTGTGGTGTTTGTGCCGGTCTAGCACGCCATTTTGAATTACCTAAATTTGGTGTTAGAGCTGCAGTAGTTGTGGTCGGTTTTATTATGCCAATGGCTACAGTTGTTGCTTATTTTGTAGCAGCATTATTAATGCCAAATCGTCATTAA
- a CDS encoding DUF2375 family protein, translating to MGSDTSTVTVLYYDQNDMTSICSDVLNNLEVQTDDRVIFPSSYRDDKIIIAVLDGDCQVRNSLGDRAIYS from the coding sequence ATGGGAAGCGATACTAGTACGGTCACTGTGTTGTATTATGACCAAAACGACATGACGTCTATTTGTTCAGATGTACTAAATAACCTTGAAGTACAAACAGATGATAGAGTAATTTTTCCAAGTTCATACCGAGATGATAAAATAATTATTGCGGTGTTAGATGGTGATTGCCAGGTTCGTAATTCATTGGGTGATAGAGCGATATACTCTTAA
- the dnaB gene encoding replicative DNA helicase, giving the protein MAQQQDFKKDFKKDFKKANDKQVDQLKIAPHSLEAEQSVLGGLLLDNNSWDNVAERVVSNDFYSRAHRIIFESIGELIEKGNPVDLITLSEGLENQQQIDDVGGFVYLAEMMKNTPSAANICAYADIVRERAVTRELIKVAHEIADAGYDPQGRPSSELLDFAESKVFQIAEQRASKSEGPENIHTVMEKTVDKIEKLYGQPHGGVTGVSTGFSDLDKMTAGLQPSDLIIVAARPSMGKTTFAMNLAENAAMMQDKPALIFSLEMPSDQIMMRMLASLGRIDQTKIRTGQLGDEDWARLSSTMGLLMEKGKMFVDDAAGLTPTEVRSRARRVARDNGGISMIMIDYLQLMRVPQFSDNRTLEIAEISRSLKALAKELQVPVVALSQLNRSLEQRADKRPVNSDLRESGSIEQDADLIMFIYRDEVYNDDSADKGTAEIILGKQRNGPIGRVRLTFQGQFSRFDNFAGPGGIMDED; this is encoded by the coding sequence ATGGCTCAACAGCAAGATTTCAAAAAAGACTTCAAGAAAGACTTTAAAAAAGCAAATGATAAACAGGTTGATCAGCTAAAAATTGCTCCTCATTCATTAGAAGCCGAGCAGTCGGTGTTAGGTGGTTTATTACTTGATAATAACTCATGGGATAATGTTGCTGAGCGTGTTGTTAGTAATGACTTCTATTCACGTGCCCATCGTATTATTTTTGAAAGCATTGGTGAGTTGATCGAAAAAGGCAACCCAGTCGATCTTATTACATTATCTGAAGGATTAGAGAACCAACAACAAATCGATGATGTTGGTGGCTTTGTGTACCTTGCAGAGATGATGAAAAACACTCCAAGTGCGGCCAATATATGTGCCTATGCCGATATCGTTCGTGAGCGTGCTGTTACTCGTGAATTAATTAAAGTTGCTCATGAAATCGCTGATGCAGGTTATGACCCTCAAGGTAGACCAAGCAGTGAATTACTGGATTTTGCCGAATCAAAAGTTTTCCAAATAGCCGAACAGCGTGCAAGTAAATCAGAAGGCCCTGAAAATATTCATACGGTTATGGAAAAGACCGTTGATAAAATCGAAAAACTTTACGGCCAACCACATGGTGGTGTAACAGGCGTTTCTACCGGTTTTTCTGATCTTGATAAAATGACCGCTGGTTTACAGCCGTCAGATCTGATCATCGTTGCTGCTCGTCCTTCAATGGGTAAAACAACGTTTGCGATGAACTTGGCTGAAAACGCGGCAATGATGCAAGATAAGCCTGCACTTATATTTTCACTAGAGATGCCTTCCGATCAAATTATGATGCGTATGCTTGCATCTCTTGGGCGTATTGACCAAACCAAAATTCGTACCGGTCAACTTGGTGATGAAGATTGGGCTCGCCTTTCATCAACAATGGGATTGTTGATGGAAAAAGGTAAAATGTTTGTTGATGATGCCGCAGGTCTTACCCCAACAGAAGTTCGCTCTCGTGCCAGACGTGTTGCTCGTGATAATGGTGGTATTTCAATGATCATGATTGATTACCTTCAGCTGATGCGAGTGCCACAATTTAGTGATAACCGTACTTTGGAAATTGCTGAAATATCACGTTCATTAAAAGCGTTAGCGAAAGAATTACAAGTACCGGTTGTTGCGCTATCACAGCTAAACCGTAGTCTTGAGCAACGTGCAGATAAAAGGCCGGTAAACTCAGACTTACGTGAATCTGGCTCAATTGAGCAAGATGCTGATTTGATCATGTTTATCTATCGTGATGAAGTTTATAACGATGATTCTGCCGACAAAGGAACGGCTGAAATAATTTTAGGTAAACAACGTAATGGTCCAATTGGACGGGTGCGATTAACGTTCCAAGGTCAATTTTCTCGTTTTGATAACTTTGCCGGCCCTGGCGGAATTATGGATGAAGATTAG
- the pspA gene encoding phage shock protein PspA, protein MGMFSRLTDIINANINSLLEKAENPEKLIRLIIQEMEETLVEVRSQAAKSIAEKKTLTRKLRSLESKISDWNSKAELALTKGREDLARSALVEKQKCEQELESLQQEMISIDEMLNGVQDDCSRLQEKLAEAKRRQESFTLRQKSAEVRLKARQTIDTGNIDNAIAKFERYQQKVDEVEAQVEAYDLGKNQSLESQFAELENQDLIEEQLQQMKKKVVNG, encoded by the coding sequence ATGGGTATGTTTTCAAGATTAACCGATATCATTAACGCCAATATTAATAGCTTATTAGAAAAAGCAGAGAATCCAGAAAAATTAATTCGTTTAATCATTCAGGAGATGGAAGAAACTTTAGTTGAAGTTCGCTCTCAAGCTGCTAAGAGCATTGCAGAAAAGAAAACTCTAACTCGTAAACTGCGTAGTTTAGAATCGAAAATTTCTGATTGGAATAGCAAAGCTGAACTCGCATTAACAAAGGGTCGTGAAGATCTAGCTCGAAGTGCTTTAGTTGAAAAACAAAAATGTGAACAAGAGCTGGAGTCACTACAACAAGAAATGATCAGCATTGATGAAATGTTAAATGGTGTACAGGATGATTGCAGCCGCTTACAAGAAAAATTAGCTGAAGCAAAACGTCGACAAGAGTCTTTTACGTTACGTCAAAAATCTGCAGAAGTTAGATTGAAAGCTCGTCAAACAATTGACACGGGTAACATTGATAATGCGATTGCAAAATTTGAGCGTTACCAACAAAAAGTTGATGAAGTTGAAGCACAAGTTGAAGCTTATGACCTTGGTAAAAATCAAAGTTTAGAGAGTCAATTTGCAGAGCTTGAAAATCAAGATTTGATTGAAGAGCAATTACAACAAATGAAGAAGAAAGTAGTTAACGGCTAA
- a CDS encoding transcriptional repressor produces MNAQQLLQQARLTCQKSGARLTTAREQVFLLLAENDGAIGAYDLLEKLKAVDPGAKPATVYRALDFLAAQGFVHKIESINSFLLCDHFSECNHPVQLLICDNCGHVEEIQSNNLDLALRAMADASGFTINKQVVEAHGKCKICQ; encoded by the coding sequence ATGAATGCTCAACAGCTTTTACAACAAGCCAGATTAACTTGCCAAAAATCAGGCGCTCGCTTAACAACAGCGCGTGAACAAGTATTTTTATTACTTGCAGAAAATGATGGTGCAATTGGTGCTTACGATTTATTGGAAAAGCTTAAAGCAGTAGATCCAGGAGCAAAACCAGCGACAGTTTACCGCGCATTAGATTTTCTAGCCGCACAAGGCTTTGTACATAAAATAGAATCTATCAATTCGTTTTTGTTATGTGATCACTTCAGTGAATGTAACCACCCGGTACAACTGTTAATTTGTGATAATTGTGGACATGTTGAAGAAATTCAATCAAATAATTTAGATTTAGCGTTAAGAGCAATGGCTGACGCTAGTGGATTTACAATTAATAAGCAGGTCGTGGAGGCACACGGCAAATGTAAAATCTGCCAATAG
- a CDS encoding copper chaperone PCu(A)C, with protein MKFRFCTTIFLSLIISFTSLAADINISEQYVRETIPGTSISSAYMKIGNQSNQPVTLTNITSSISDRIEMHEHIMTEDMMKMQQVDSIVIKANDSVVLQPHGYHIMVFNLEQPLQADTEMTMTLHFDNKENVTIAVPVQGLKQLNKKRHQH; from the coding sequence ATGAAATTTCGTTTTTGCACCACAATATTCTTATCTTTAATTATTTCATTCACATCATTAGCTGCAGACATCAATATTAGTGAACAGTATGTTCGGGAAACCATACCGGGTACAAGCATTAGTTCTGCGTATATGAAGATAGGAAACCAATCTAATCAACCTGTGACTTTAACCAATATAACTTCTTCTATAAGTGACAGAATAGAAATGCATGAACATATAATGACAGAAGATATGATGAAAATGCAGCAAGTCGATTCTATAGTTATAAAAGCAAACGACAGTGTCGTTTTACAACCTCACGGTTATCATATTATGGTGTTCAATTTGGAACAACCATTACAAGCTGATACTGAAATGACTATGACGTTACATTTTGATAATAAAGAAAATGTTACTATTGCGGTGCCAGTACAAGGGCTTAAGCAACTAAACAAAAAACGTCATCAACACTAA
- the dusA gene encoding tRNA dihydrouridine(20/20a) synthase DusA, giving the protein MFSEKLSVAPMLDWTDKHCRYFLRQLSSHTVMYTEMVTTGAILFGKGDYLSYNQEEHPLVLQLGGSDPKALAECAKMAEQQGYDAININVGCPSDRVQNGRFGACLMAEPELVAECVQSMQNVVDVPITVKSRIGIDDLDSYEFLHNFVDIVGKAGCKHFIVHARKAWLSGLSPKQNREVPPLDYSRVYQIKQDFNHLDISINGGIKTLAESVDHLTHIDGVMIGREIYQNPYMLSQADQIIFADEKPIITREEIVDVMCEYIDRNVANGGRVWHVVRHMLGLCNGLPGARKYRRYLSENAGREGANSNVLREAFALTGNTSSTSI; this is encoded by the coding sequence ATGTTTTCAGAGAAACTTTCCGTCGCCCCAATGCTTGATTGGACCGATAAACATTGTCGTTATTTTTTACGTCAATTATCTAGTCATACTGTGATGTATACCGAGATGGTAACCACAGGCGCTATTTTATTTGGTAAAGGTGATTACCTATCTTACAACCAAGAAGAGCACCCATTAGTTCTGCAGCTTGGCGGTAGTGACCCAAAAGCCCTTGCCGAATGTGCAAAAATGGCAGAGCAACAGGGCTATGATGCGATTAATATAAATGTTGGTTGTCCGTCTGATCGTGTTCAAAATGGTCGCTTTGGTGCTTGTTTAATGGCAGAGCCAGAACTGGTAGCTGAATGCGTGCAAAGCATGCAAAACGTTGTTGATGTTCCTATTACGGTTAAATCGAGAATTGGTATTGATGATTTGGATAGCTATGAATTTCTACATAACTTTGTCGATATTGTTGGTAAAGCTGGTTGTAAGCATTTTATCGTGCATGCTCGTAAAGCGTGGTTAAGCGGTTTAAGCCCAAAACAAAATCGTGAAGTACCGCCGCTAGATTATTCTCGTGTGTACCAGATAAAACAAGATTTTAATCACCTTGATATTTCAATCAATGGTGGCATTAAAACATTGGCCGAAAGCGTAGATCATTTAACTCATATTGATGGCGTAATGATAGGGCGTGAAATATATCAAAACCCGTATATGTTAAGTCAGGCAGATCAAATTATTTTTGCAGATGAAAAGCCAATAATAACTCGGGAAGAAATTGTTGATGTTATGTGTGAGTACATTGATCGAAATGTCGCAAATGGGGGGCGAGTATGGCATGTAGTAAGGCATATGCTTGGCTTATGTAATGGCTTACCAGGGGCACGTAAGTATCGTCGCTATTTAAGTGAAAACGCAGGGCGAGAAGGTGCAAACTCAAATGTGTTACGAGAAGCCTTTGCGTTAACCGGAAATACCAGCTCTACCTCTATTTAG
- a CDS encoding DUF2333 family protein — protein MTFNFSFKSITIASIIVVFLFYILGVFWSFEPSPFDVREQAVNDAKVANVKPVVGYTTTTTLIRVAEKLQDKPGGYLSNDMTPPSVFLDNIPAWEFGVLEMVRDMSLVMRQSFSRSQSQSLENKHLKGAQPKFNIDAYTWAIPSAEGEYSSAIDDLYAYRQDLADPLVQDAQFYARADNLRDYLREVEKRLGSYSQRLSASVGRNQLNTDLAGDKDAVQSTFSASAVIVKTSWWKIDDVFYESRGACWALLHMLQAIEVDFADVLENKNATVSVSQIIRELESTQATVWSPMILNGSGFGIGANHSLVMANYISRANAALIDLRELLSQG, from the coding sequence ATGACTTTTAATTTCTCGTTTAAATCTATCACTATAGCGTCAATTATTGTGGTATTTCTTTTTTATATTTTGGGTGTGTTTTGGAGTTTTGAACCAAGCCCTTTTGATGTTCGAGAACAAGCCGTCAACGATGCTAAGGTTGCAAATGTAAAGCCAGTGGTCGGTTATACAACAACGACTACTTTAATTCGAGTTGCAGAAAAGCTGCAAGATAAACCAGGAGGGTATTTATCTAATGATATGACCCCACCTTCGGTCTTTTTAGATAATATCCCCGCTTGGGAATTTGGTGTGCTGGAAATGGTTCGTGATATGTCGTTAGTTATGCGTCAATCATTTAGCCGATCGCAATCACAGTCACTTGAAAATAAGCACTTAAAAGGTGCACAGCCAAAATTTAATATTGATGCCTATACATGGGCAATCCCAAGCGCAGAAGGCGAATACAGTTCTGCCATTGATGATTTGTATGCTTATCGACAAGATTTAGCAGATCCGCTTGTTCAAGATGCGCAATTTTATGCGCGTGCAGATAACCTTCGTGATTATTTACGTGAAGTCGAAAAGCGCTTAGGCAGTTACTCACAACGGTTAAGTGCCAGTGTTGGTCGTAACCAGTTGAATACCGATTTAGCAGGCGATAAAGATGCCGTACAGTCAACATTTTCAGCATCTGCTGTTATTGTAAAAACAAGTTGGTGGAAAATAGACGATGTATTTTATGAGTCACGCGGCGCTTGTTGGGCATTGTTGCATATGTTGCAAGCAATCGAAGTTGATTTTGCTGATGTGTTAGAAAATAAAAACGCCACTGTAAGTGTGAGTCAAATAATCAGAGAGTTAGAATCTACTCAAGCGACCGTCTGGAGTCCAATGATTTTAAATGGTAGTGGCTTTGGAATTGGTGCCAATCACTCTTTGGTAATGGCCAATTATATTTCCAGAGCGAATGCGGCATTAATCGATTTGAGAGAGTTATTAAGTCAAGGCTAA